CCAATCAGATTCTCCCTCATGGGACTCTGAATAGAACTAAATACTGGCCCTGGACTGACTCTTTAATGAGAGTGATGTGGGCTTGTGTGCTATGGAAAGGTTTTtagcagagaaaataagaaacCTGGTCTATCCATCTGGGTCCAATCAGGAGAGAGAAACCACATAGTAGCCTGAATAAGGAAAGTTTAacaaaaagaattattaactataacGGGGTTGGAGTAATGAGGGATTGACTGCTGGGAAGTGAAGAGAACGCTGAAGAATACAGGAATAGCAGAAGTAAGGAGCAGCCACCACCCCTGGGGCAGAGATCTAGTGCCTGAGGAAGGGGCTCCCCCTAGGCCTGAGACCCAGAGCCTGTTGGCCTTGGGTCACtcgatggaaaaagaaaaggagtcacCATGGTCCCACACCAGCAGAACTTGCTGGAAACCCACCCTCTGTTCTCAGGGAAGTGTTTCACTGGAGGCACAAGGCTATAAACCACCTGGCActgggggaggcaggagaggggagaTGGAGGAGGCCACCGAGGTGACCTAACCACTGGCAGACCCAAGAGCTGGACCAAGGAAATCTGAGGTTCCTCACCCTCCGCTCCTGCTGCCTTCCCTGCTATAAGCTGCCTCAGGTACACGGCCTTGAGATAGTAATGTGTAGCTGAGAGGTCTGGCTGTACGTGACTGAACCGAGTTAGGACCTCTGtatacactttcttctttttttttgcggtacgtgggcctctcccgttgcggagcacaggctccggacgcgcaggctcagcggccatggctcacgggcccagccgctccgcggcatgtgggatcttcccggaccggggcacgaacccgtgtcccctgcatcggcaggcgggctctcaaccactgcgccaccagggaagccccctgtataCACTTTTAAGGTTCCGCCAGGCAGGTGCAAAGATCTACTTCTCTCGCGGCCACCCAAGATAAACCTCGGgggtaagttcccttgcttattaaacctgcacctaccaatctggagtggtctgcctctttcttcggtctctccttgccctccacgTAGAGGGTGCCAGTTTCAGACTTCACAGCAAACTCTGGAGGGGACGAACCAGCAAGTTCAAGAAGAGGCTGTCGCTGGGAGAAGCCACTGGCCACTGGGTGCTGCTGGCCGTCGCGCACCGCAGGCCCCGGGCACTGGAGAAGCTGTGCGCGCTGCAAGCATCCGGTGCCGGGAAAACTAGGACGTCGCCCAGGTTGGTGAGGCAGGCCAGGCAGGCCGCGGTGTAGTCGTCGCAGGCCACGCTGGCAAACGTGGCCAGGACCACCTTGCACACGCAGCAGCCCTTGTGGGCCGTCAGCTTGAACTTGGTCTTGGCGCTCATCTTCGGCAGCGTGAACACCTCAGACGGCTCCTCGGACGCGATGAGCACAGCCTGACCGCCCTGCGTGTTCCGCGCCTGCGCCAGGTCCCGCGGAAGCCGAACCTGGAGCCGACGCATGCGCCTACGCTCCAAGGCTTTGCCG
Above is a genomic segment from Phocoena sinus isolate mPhoSin1 chromosome 20, mPhoSin1.pri, whole genome shotgun sequence containing:
- the LOC116746236 gene encoding lethal(2) giant larvae protein homolog 1-like — encoded protein: MRRLQVRLPRDLAQARNTQGGQAVLIASEEPSEVFTLPKMSAKTKFKLTAHKGCCVCKVVLATFASVACDDYTAACLACLTNLGDVLVFPAPDACSAHSFSSARGLRCATASSTQWPVASPSDSLFLNLLVRPLQSLL